In one Sulfitobacter alexandrii genomic region, the following are encoded:
- a CDS encoding multicopper oxidase family protein has translation MADPTGDPFVLRAASGQAALRPSPYGPTNVWSYNGSVPGPEIRARQGDRVLVLAQNGLDEGTTIHWHGIRTPNAMDGVPFLTQDPIPVDGDFLYEFDALDAGTFWYHPHQRSSEQVGRGLYGPLIVEEVDPIRVDRDLTWMLDDWRMTRAGQLSDEFGNRHDAMHGGRIGNSVTINGEIPERVSVQSGERIRLRLINAANARIFGLDFGDFEPVVVALDGQPVTPHAPDGGVVVIGPAMRVDLVIDMTGKPGEAVTVTDVFYEGLEYRLVDLVYGPDRLRDSVPDWSMDLPPNPLAEPDMASAARHQIVFNGGMMGQMMMGSGMGSMMDQMREGNMWFINGEAATGHMMDPLLVLPQGTSHVFEMDNRTAWHHPIHFHGHSFRVIARNGQPTRYREWQDTVLMAPEERVEIAFAADNPGDWMFHCHILEHQAAGMMGVIRVEPGTTKT, from the coding sequence ATGGCCGATCCAACTGGGGACCCATTCGTCCTACGCGCGGCATCCGGACAGGCCGCCCTGCGCCCGTCACCATACGGTCCGACTAATGTCTGGAGCTATAACGGGTCCGTCCCCGGTCCTGAAATCAGGGCCCGGCAGGGCGACCGAGTGCTGGTTTTGGCTCAGAATGGGTTAGATGAAGGGACCACAATCCACTGGCATGGCATCCGCACGCCCAATGCGATGGACGGAGTGCCGTTCCTCACGCAGGACCCGATCCCGGTTGATGGCGATTTCCTGTACGAATTCGATGCACTGGATGCGGGCACGTTCTGGTATCACCCGCACCAGCGCAGTTCGGAACAGGTCGGACGTGGACTCTACGGGCCGCTGATCGTCGAGGAGGTGGACCCGATCCGCGTGGATCGTGACCTGACCTGGATGCTGGACGACTGGCGCATGACGCGGGCGGGGCAGTTGTCGGATGAGTTCGGCAACCGCCATGACGCGATGCACGGCGGTCGTATTGGCAATTCCGTGACCATCAACGGTGAGATCCCCGAACGGGTCTCGGTGCAATCCGGTGAGCGCATCCGCTTGCGGCTAATCAACGCGGCGAACGCGCGGATATTCGGGCTGGATTTTGGAGATTTTGAACCAGTCGTGGTCGCGCTGGACGGTCAACCCGTGACGCCCCATGCCCCTGACGGCGGGGTCGTGGTGATCGGCCCGGCGATGCGTGTCGATCTGGTAATCGACATGACCGGCAAACCCGGAGAGGCCGTCACGGTCACCGATGTCTTCTACGAAGGCCTCGAATACCGTCTGGTCGATCTCGTCTACGGGCCTGACAGGCTGCGGGACAGTGTGCCGGATTGGTCGATGGACCTGCCGCCCAACCCGCTGGCCGAACCGGACATGGCGTCGGCCGCGCGGCACCAGATCGTCTTCAACGGCGGAATGATGGGGCAGATGATGATGGGCAGCGGTATGGGGTCGATGATGGACCAGATGCGCGAGGGCAACATGTGGTTCATCAACGGAGAAGCCGCGACGGGTCATATGATGGACCCCTTGCTGGTCCTGCCGCAGGGCACGTCGCACGTGTTCGAGATGGATAATCGCACCGCCTGGCACCATCCGATCCATTTTCACGGGCATTCGTTCCGTGTGATCGCCCGCAACGGACAACCGACTCGGTATCGCGAATGGCAGGACACCGTCCTGATGGCACCCGAAGAACGGGTCGAGATCGCCTTCGCCGCGGACAATCCCGGTGACTGGATGTTCCATTGCCACATTCTGGAACACCAGGCGGCGGGCATGATGGGCGT